The following is a genomic window from Bubalus bubalis isolate 160015118507 breed Murrah chromosome 6, NDDB_SH_1, whole genome shotgun sequence.
AGAGTATAATTATCGATTCAGTTGCTTTTCCATCTGCAATAGTACTAAATTATACCTTTTGTGTTCTGTCTGTACTTTTGTTTCAAACAGTACACTAAtcattttctctttgcatttctttccacTTGAGTCCACATCCACTTTGCAAGTTTTCTGAAGAATCAGGTACTCCTAAATGATAAAACAGTATGTTAAATACATATCTGACTCTGAATCTCAAAGTCTTacttttaaaggagaaataatcTGCTGGCCTGTTTGCATGCTGACAGAGTACTCGCTTTCTGAATCACGCAGTAAGAGAGTTACAGTGTTTTAATGTACTTGGAAGCGTAACATTCTGGTGAATGCTGGAGTAAAGAAGGTTCTAATCCAACTACACAGGCTTAAATCTAGACTCGTCAGCCTACTAGAGCCGATTCTGGGGTTAGTTACCTAaaccctctgtgcctcagtaaCCTACTCCATAAAATGCTTGCTCTTAACAGCTACCTTATAGGGACGCTGTGACGGTTAAATGAGCTAATGTGTGCAAAGCACTGAGAGGAGTGCCTGGTACAACAGCACTTGATGCAGCCAGCTGCTACCATTATGACAGCACTATTACTACTTCAAGGTCAGAGGGAAGTTAACAGACACACAGCACCAAACCTTCCAAATTGATGGAATCCATAAATATGTACCTGTAATTCTCAATCCTGATAAACCATCTTAAAGATTTTAACAGAGATATTTACATTAAACGGCATTTTAGGGaaagttaataaaaaagaaagaactattttaaaaagttctctgCATTAGCACAGGTCTAGCCATATGATTCATTAATTGATGGATCCAATCAGAGTAAAAAATATCTGCAACACAGCTGCACTTAGCTTAATATGCCTGAGCTGGCTTAAAGAAACATCTGAGCCCTTTGGGGAAATATGAGCAAAGAAATTATGAGCATTCATTTAGTCAGCCACTATTTTACCCAGAAGAGTCCAGCTTTATAGATATGcgaggagtgagtgagtgatagttgctcagtcatgtctgagtctttgcgaccccatggactatagcctgccaggatcctctgtccaaggaattctccagtcaagaatattggaatgggttgccatttccttctccaagatatacTATACATCACCTCAGGTTCCTTGATCAGACCCCAACCCAAAATCTGTATTAAATCTGAAAATGTGTTGTCCCTATACACTATAACCTAGCAATCCTCTGGTTAACTAATGTTATCAATTATCAAGTTTTGTGTTAAGATCTCATCATGAAAAAGCTATGTAATCCTACAAATTTGTAGTAACCCTACAAACCTTTAAGACAATAAGTTATGAAAgataaatctgttttaaaaaattccactgtAATTATTCTTGACCCAACCCACTTGAAAGCATAAAACCTATTAAGTGATTTGTAGCTCTTTTAAGATTTAACATATAATAAGCAGTTTTCCTTGTCTGGTCCCACATAAAGCAGGTTAGAAGTGTATAGAATGAGAACTTGAAAAATCTGAAGAAGATGATGATTTTGAAAGCAGCTGCTGAGACAAGTCAGGTGGAAAGCAAAAGTTAGGGAGGCGATGACAAGCTGACAGCCCTAATGATTCTACTTCCACTCACACTAAATCCTGGTTAAGAAGGACCAGCTCCTCTTTCCAGGTACTACAGATACCAAATTCAAGCTTCAGAATGTATCTTTAACTGCCAAATTAAAATTTTGCAGGCTTACCCACAAATACATACATTGCTGTGTGCTTAAccaaggaaagaaatataaataggcACAAAATTAGCGCAGATTTATAAAGTTTAGGCTCAAAGCTAATTACAGAAACAAACATTTGTGTGCCatagagatttcttttttaataacctATCACTTTCATTAAGTggcatgatttttaaaacataatcttCTACTTATTCTTCAAGCTTTACAAGTCTGTAGTTGTAATTAGAAGTTATAGatagtctttaaaaaagaaaataaagatctatTAACATGGTAAGAGTGCACgcagaaaacattttaatgattcCTCTGTCCCATTCTTATAAAACACCATTTTAGCAGAAAATAGCCAAATTCACATTCAACATCAAACTTTTTGGCACCTTGATGTCATTTCTGTCTCCCTGCAGTAAAATCAGTATGATTTTACCCATGAACATCAGTCTTCCTGTCAGCCTTAAATCAGAAGCCCACTTCTCCACAGTTTTGACATATTTAGCCTTCGCTCTCATGTGATCTAAATGCAAAAGAGTCATCCACAACCCATCATCCACAGTCATGTTTGCTGCAGAAGAGCACTTTTCACCGCCACCTCCTGCTTCTGGGCACTTGAGGATGTGCCTGAGGTTTTGCTGAATCCAGAGAACCAGCTCATGAACCAT
Proteins encoded in this region:
- the RWDD3 gene encoding RWD domain-containing protein 3 isoform X2; the encoded protein is MAEPVREELSALAAIFCGPDEWEVLSLSETDGAVFRILTKAEGFTDTDIPLQLVFHLPLSYPSCLPGIVVNSKHLTRAQCEIVKQKLLEQAETLLSEPMVHELVLWIQQNLRHILKCPEAGGGGEKCSSAANMTVDDGLWMTLLHLDHMRAKAKYVKTVEKWASDLRLTGRLMFMGVPDSSENLQSGCGLKWKEMQREND